Proteins encoded together in one Lutra lutra chromosome 4, mLutLut1.2, whole genome shotgun sequence window:
- the LOC125098166 gene encoding LOW QUALITY PROTEIN: glycerol-3-phosphate phosphatase-like (The sequence of the model RefSeq protein was modified relative to this genomic sequence to represent the inferred CDS: deleted 1 base in 1 codon) — MAAAEAGGDDARCVGLSTERARALLADVDTLLFDHDSVLWCGKTAVPGAPEALSALRARGKRLGFITNNSSKTREAYAEKLRHLGFGGPTGPGARLEVFGTAYCTALYLRQRLAGARVPKAYVLGSEALASELGAVGVACVGVGPEPLQGDSPGAWLDAPLDPDVRAVVVGFDPHFSYMKLTKAVRYLQQPGCLLVGTNMDNRLPLENGRFIAGTGCLVQAVEMAAQRQAIIGKPSRFIFDCVSQEYGINLERTVMVGDRLDTDILLGVTCGLKTILTLTGVSTLGDVKSNQESDCMSKKKMVPDFCVDSIADLLPALQG; from the exons ATGGCGGCTGCGGAGGCCGGCGGTGACGATGCCCGCTGCGTGGGGCTGAGCACC GAGCGGGCCCGGGCGCTGCTGGCCGACGTGGACACGCTGCTGTTCGACCACGACAGCGTGCTGTGGTGCGGCAAGACGGCCGTGCCCGGCGCACCGGAGGCCCTGTCGGCGCTGCGGGCCCGCGGCAAGCGCCTGGGCTTCATCACCAACAACAGCAGCAAGACCCGCGAGGCCTACGCCGAGAAGCTTCGGCACCTGGGCTTCGGCGGCCCGACGGGGCCCGGCGCCCGCCTCGAGGTCTTCGGCACGGCCTACTGCACCGCGCTCTACCTGCGCCAGCGCCTGGCGGGCGCGCGGGTCCCCAAGGCCTACGTGCTGGGCAGCGAAGCCCTGGCCTCCGAGCTGGGGGCCGTGGGCGTCGCCTGCGTGGGCGTGGGGCCCGAGCCGCTGCAGGGCGACAGCCCTGGCGCCTGGCTGGACGCGCCGCTCGATCCCGACGTGCGCGCCGTCGTGGTGGGCTTCGACCCGCACTTCAGCTACATGAAGCTCACCAAGGCGGTGCGCTACCTGCAGCAGCCCGGCTGCCTGCTCGTGGGCACCAACATGGACAACCGGCTCCCGCTGGAGAATGGCCGCTTCATTGCGGGTACCGGCTGCCTGGTCCAAGCCGTGGAGATGGCCGCCCAGCGCCAGGCCATCATCGGGAAGCCCAGCCGCTTCATCTTCGACTGTGTGTCCCAGGAGTATGGCATCAACCTGGAGCGCACCGTCATGGTGGGAGACCGCCTGGACACGGACATCCTCCTGGGCGTCACCTGTGGCCTGAAGACCATCCTGACCCTCACCGGCGTTTCCACACTAGGGGATGTGAAGAGTAATCAGGAAAGTGACTGTATGTCTAAGAAGAAAATGGTCCCTGACTTCTGTGTTGACAGCATAGCTGACCTTTTGCCTGCCCTTCAAGGTTAA